One stretch of Methylococcus capsulatus DNA includes these proteins:
- the rlmM gene encoding 23S rRNA (cytidine(2498)-2'-O)-methyltransferase RlmM, whose amino-acid sequence MTSPSSILLYCRRGFEKECASEIQAHTLAAGVSGYIRAKENSAHVVFVAHEPNVLATQAASLHFDALIFARQRIFAIGPLSDLPVDDRITPLIGAAASLQRHYSTLWLETADTNEAKELAVFTRKFEHPFAAAAADLLSGGPQAPRLHVFFLTSTAAYLGYTLPGDSAPWPCGIPRLKFPRSAPSRSTLKLEEAFLVFVDRPETMLRPGMSAVDLGAAPGGWTWQLVRRHIRTTAVDNGNLAPVLLDSGLVTHLRTDGFRFRPSRPVDWLVCDMVEQPSRIARLVADWAADGAFRYAVFNLKLPMNKRYEEVERCRDLIEERLAGKGVFHRLRFRQLYHDREEVTGFLNLVS is encoded by the coding sequence TTGACATCCCCCTCATCGATCCTGCTCTACTGCCGCCGCGGCTTCGAAAAGGAGTGCGCAAGCGAAATCCAGGCCCACACCCTGGCGGCAGGAGTTTCCGGCTACATCCGAGCAAAGGAGAACTCGGCCCATGTGGTCTTCGTGGCGCACGAGCCCAATGTCCTGGCGACCCAGGCCGCCAGCCTGCACTTCGATGCGCTGATATTCGCCCGCCAGCGGATTTTCGCCATCGGCCCCTTGTCCGACCTCCCGGTCGACGACCGGATCACCCCGCTCATCGGTGCGGCAGCCAGCCTGCAGCGACATTATTCGACGCTCTGGCTGGAAACCGCGGATACCAATGAGGCCAAGGAACTGGCCGTTTTCACCCGCAAATTCGAGCATCCGTTCGCAGCTGCCGCGGCCGACTTACTGAGCGGCGGGCCGCAGGCCCCGCGCCTGCACGTCTTCTTTCTGACTTCGACCGCCGCGTACCTCGGCTACACCTTGCCGGGCGATTCAGCTCCGTGGCCCTGCGGCATCCCCCGCCTCAAGTTCCCCCGTTCCGCCCCCAGTCGCTCCACCCTCAAACTCGAAGAAGCCTTCCTGGTGTTCGTCGACCGGCCCGAAACCATGCTCAGGCCAGGCATGAGCGCCGTCGATCTGGGCGCCGCCCCCGGTGGCTGGACCTGGCAACTGGTGCGGCGCCACATCCGTACCACTGCGGTCGATAACGGCAACCTGGCCCCGGTGCTGCTGGACTCCGGTTTGGTGACCCATTTGCGCACCGACGGTTTCCGCTTCCGGCCTTCCAGGCCGGTCGACTGGCTGGTCTGCGACATGGTGGAACAGCCCTCGCGGATCGCTCGGCTGGTGGCCGACTGGGCGGCCGACGGCGCCTTCCGCTATGCCGTGTTCAATCTAAAATTGCCGATGAACAAGCGCTACGAAGAAGTCGAACGCTGCCGCGACCTGATCGAGGAACGGCTAGCCGGGAAAGGGGTGTTCCACCGCCTGAGATTCCGCCAGCTCTACCACGACCGGGAAGAAGTGACGGGATTTCTCAATCTGGTGTCGTAG